The Natrarchaeobius halalkaliphilus genomic sequence GCAACATCGCTCTCACCGCTCTTAACCGTGAGACGATGGACACGCTCGGAACACTCGTGCTTGATTACGGCTCGGTGAAAGCCGAACGCCAACGCTACCACACCATCACGAAACGCTGTCAAGAACATGGGCAACACTCTATCCACAACCAACTCGGTGAAAAAGAAGAACGCTACACCGAGTGGATTCTTCACCGACTGTCGCGAGTCGTGGTGGAGTTCGCCCAACAGTTCTCAAACCCGGTCATCGTGTTCGAGGACTTGAGCGGGATTCGAGACGCCATCAAGTACGGCACGTACATGAACCGTCGTCTGCACAAACTGCCGTTCCACAAGTTCGAGCAACAAGTTCGATACAAAGCAATGTGGAATCAGATTCCGTGTGAGACGGTTGAGTCGCCGTACAACTCGAAGTCGTGTTCGTGCTGTGGACACCGTGGCTACCGCCAAGGTCGGCGGTTTCGGTGTACGAACGACTCGTGTGCAGTTCAGCAAGATCACGCTGATCGAAACGCGAGCGTGAATGTGGCGTGGCGATCGTGGGCGAAACACGCTGGTGTAGACGTTGAATCAGTTAATTACCGGACTCGCAAAACCCAACCGTTTGTTCGGAAGGTGAGCCTGTCTGGGTCGGGGCGCTCTGTAAACCGCCCATCCTCATCCCGCGAAATCGCTTCGCGTGGAGTGCTTACGACGTAGGCTGAGGGAATTACAAAAGCCACGGGTCACCTGACCCGTGGTTGTTTAC encodes the following:
- a CDS encoding RNA-guided endonuclease TnpB family protein gives rise to the protein MGIEEVTKTARTRLCIESGERSWLKDARYTARDIANDTLRLKQQGYNKTEIQREVDRDDFLRNNKCAVVGKALQAWDSYKELLNWWYDQDDTNVGKPSPPATDKKGAYPLVMAHSEGYRLTYNDETDRLRFRVSPKPYKKVRGHLRGRQEDLNLIEAALTEEEWSLGQAELLYRDGVYYLHVTVKTEVQVPEPEDADTLVGVDINERNIALTALNRETMDTLGTLVLDYGSVKAERQRYHTITKRCQEHGQHSIHNQLGEKEERYTEWILHRLSRVVVEFAQQFSNPVIVFEDLSGIRDAIKYGTYMNRRLHKLPFHKFEQQVRYKAMWNQIPCETVESPYNSKSCSCCGHRGYRQGRRFRCTNDSCAVQQDHADRNASVNVAWRSWAKHAGVDVESVNYRTRKTQPFVRKVSLSGSGRSVNRPSSSREIASRGVLTT